In the Desulfitobacterium hafniense DCB-2 genome, CTGCCGCTAAGAGAGACTGGGAAAAGGCCGCCATACCCGCGATAAAAATCGAGGCAATAGCAATCAGGGTAGGAAAACGCCCATTGCAGGGAACGAAATTGTTGGTTAGAATAGCGATCAGTCTCTCCCTGGGGGAATCAATAATCCGGGTGGATACCACACCCGCCGCATTGCAGCCAAAGCCCATGCACATCGTTAAGCACTGCTTGCCGCAAGCCTTGGCTTTCTTGAACATATGATCCAGATTAAAGGCCACCCTGGGGAGATATCCCAGATCCTCCAACAAGGTAAACAGAGGAAAGAAGATGGCCATGGGCGGCAACATCACCGCAACGACCCAAGCCAGTGTCCGATACATACCCAATACCAAAACACCATGAAGCCAAGCCGGCGCACCTAAGGCATTAAAACCCTGGGTAAGAGTATCCTGAAAGGCAAAAAGCGCCGTAGCCAGGAGTTGGGAAGGGACATTAGCCCCCACAATCGTAATCCAAAAAATCAGCCCGAGGATGCCCAGCATGATCGGGTAGCCAAAGGCTCTGGAGATCACGATCTTATCAATACCCTCCCGCCACCGCCTTGCTTGCTCTTGTTCCCGGCAGACCACCCGGTTGGCAAGTTTCTCCGAATAAGCAAAAATATCAATAACCACGCGATCCGTGATGGAATGGCCAAAATCCTCGCGAATCGTTTCCGTATCCCGATAAAGCTTCAATAACGGATCCGGAGTAATACTGCTCATAGCGCTACCTTCCCCTCCTCCCTTTGCAGGTCAATCTCTTGCTCCCCATTCATGGCAACGAAACGGCCGATCTCTTCGATAAAGGCAGGATCGCTGTCCAAAAGGCGGAGGGCGAGCCAGCGCGGGCTGAGGATAGTGCTCATACCTACCTTTTCGATCTGGGGCTGGAGCAGCTGAATGGCCCTCTCCACATCCTCAGAATAAACAATTTGTTTGGGCTGAGTGGCTTGATTGCCCACGGCAATATCAAAAATTGCCCGTTGCAGCTCCTCAAGCCCCTGGTTATGTCTAGCCGCCGTAGCAACCACCGGCACACCAAGCTCCTTTTGCAGGGCCTCAAAATCAATAACAATGCCTCTTTTGCGAGCCTCATCCATTAAGTTGACACAGACAATGATCCGGGGCGTAATCTCCATAATCTGCAGGGCAAGATTAAGATTGCGCTCCAAGGAGGTGGCATCCAAAACCACCACTGTGGCGTCCGGTTGACCAAAGCAAATAAAGTCCCGGGCAATCTCTTCTTCGACACTATGGGCCAGGAGGGAGTAAGTACCCGGTAAATCAACGAGCATGAAGCTTTGATTGTGATAAGTAAAGTAACCCTGAGCGTTGTTCACTGTTTTGCCCGGCCAGTTGCCGGTGTGTTGGCGAAGGCCGGTCAAAGCATTGAATACTGTACTTTTACCCACATTGGGGTTTCCTGCTAAAGCAATAATCCACTGGTCGGCCGCACTGCTTATACCAAAGCTTTCTCTCCGAATTCTTCCTTTTGGCATTAGGGGAGCAGTTTGATCCCCAATTTTTAAATTCATTGCACTCACTCTCCAACACTTTCCATACTAACCGCACGCTTGCTTGGGGTTTTTTTTTATACTAAAGCTGAATTGACCCGAATCGACCTGGCATCCTCACTCCTGAGAGCAATCACCGTTCCACGAACTAAGTAAGCGATGGGATCCCCGGCGGGGGCGGTCCCGACACATTGGAGGGAGGTTCCGGGAACGATACCCAAATCCAACACTCTCCGTCTCAACAGGCCGTTTAGTTCAAGATCGACTACATAAGCCTTCTCCCCCTGCTTAAGGGTGGATAAGGGAACAAGTAATTGTGTATCCATGAGTCATAACTCTCCCTTCACTGTTAGACTGAGTTAACTTTTAAATCGATTCCTTTTTTCAGGTTTGAAGTATGTTTTTTAATACAGTATTAACGATGGAAATAAAGTGTGACTTGACTAGTAAAGAAACCATGCTTTTTAAGGAATAAAGCCACTGTCACCATTCCCCGGAACAGCAAAGGGGCGTTTCCTGCAGTTATACAGAAAACGCCCCCGTAAGGTGAGTGGTTATGAATTAGGTTATTTTAAAACGGCTTACCGCCTGCTGCAGCTGATCCGCCAGCTGAGCCAAGGCTCCGCTTGACGA is a window encoding:
- a CDS encoding nucleoside recognition domain-containing protein, encoding MSSITPDPLLKLYRDTETIREDFGHSITDRVVIDIFAYSEKLANRVVCREQEQARRWREGIDKIVISRAFGYPIMLGILGLIFWITIVGANVPSQLLATALFAFQDTLTQGFNALGAPAWLHGVLVLGMYRTLAWVVAVMLPPMAIFFPLFTLLEDLGYLPRVAFNLDHMFKKAKACGKQCLTMCMGFGCNAAGVVSTRIIDSPRERLIAILTNNFVPCNGRFPTLIAIASIFIAGMAAFSQSLLAAGSVILMVLFGILVTFGVSWGLSMTLLKGEPSSMVLELPPYRRPKVRSVLYRSMLDRTLFVLRRAVIVAAPAGAATWVLANVWVGEASILTHIAAFLDPAAKVIGLDGFILMAFILGIPANEIVIPVLLMSYLATGQLTDFSTLAELKEVLLANGWTWLTALNTMLFSLLHWPCATTLLSMYKETGSKKWTALGFLLPTTIAFIVCFMIAQTVYALGWV
- a CDS encoding FeoB small GTPase domain-containing protein, coding for MNLKIGDQTAPLMPKGRIRRESFGISSAADQWIIALAGNPNVGKSTVFNALTGLRQHTGNWPGKTVNNAQGYFTYHNQSFMLVDLPGTYSLLAHSVEEEIARDFICFGQPDATVVVLDATSLERNLNLALQIMEITPRIIVCVNLMDEARKRGIVIDFEALQKELGVPVVATAARHNQGLEELQRAIFDIAVGNQATQPKQIVYSEDVERAIQLLQPQIEKVGMSTILSPRWLALRLLDSDPAFIEEIGRFVAMNGEQEIDLQREEGKVAL
- a CDS encoding FeoA family protein, which codes for MDTQLLVPLSTLKQGEKAYVVDLELNGLLRRRVLDLGIVPGTSLQCVGTAPAGDPIAYLVRGTVIALRSEDARSIRVNSALV